Proteins encoded together in one Streptomyces umbrinus window:
- a CDS encoding glycoside hydrolase family 38 N-terminal domain-containing protein, whose translation MRNPAVFVPHFHWDREWYEPFQVFRHRLVTALDTVLETAEANPDFRFTVDGQMAAIEDYLEMRPENRDRVVALVTEGRIAIGPWLILLDEFLCSGETIVRNLQMGWAAAADLGGAMPIGYLPDMFGHVAQMPQILARAGIEHAALWRGVPGSVEGHAFRWRAPDGSEVRTEFLFDGYDNGLDVLLVPDQIGRALGEYAEMTAERWGGDPVLAMAGTDHNAPDPHLAAWLRQASGEGRAITIATLDEYLRKHVRDEVSAVVTGELRSHVRGNILPGVLSVRLGLKQRMALAERTIDHAERMNALWSRRDDSPFLSLAWHKIIESTAHDSVVGSGTDETCDQVAARLAEAAQTARAVRDAALAEPAALVPSDGYLVANPLPFGRTALVEVDVAAPPAGTGLAAIATHGSVHPVQLIAEAPTVLSDERMDASQLERVLRRIHRRELFGRLIDRYELSPGQLVFHLAEVPTTGRFDLLILRQEVAAAAAEYPGEWRVLTVEEARATALVPVQVPASGLTAFRVEPREDTAPAPTSDEPATAADRTLSNGLVEVSVATDGTLDITGSDGTVLNGVGRLVDGGDRGDSYNYAPPAHDILVSDPTEITVDLLEDGPLRSRLRVTRVYAWPAALSSDRDLRDERIVPTPVETLVEVRAGEPYVRVSTSFLNQSADHRLRFHVPLPEPVATSSSAGQFAVTERGLTAEGGWGEYPLPTFPASTFVSAGAASVLLDHSTEYELVGDGTELALTLLRAIGSISVNIHPLRDEPAAIEIPAPGAQDLGMRIENRFAVVPSATGWRGANAVALAEEFRNDVLVTRGTAPAGSQLPPDTAGLHVDGQDVLVSGIRRVTDDESGDGTEVRLAAMNDSASTVRVTGTFSEATTVDLLGRPISRTQAPDELELALGPWEIRTVVLR comes from the coding sequence ATGCGCAACCCCGCCGTCTTCGTGCCCCACTTCCACTGGGACCGGGAGTGGTACGAGCCCTTCCAGGTCTTCCGGCACCGGCTGGTGACCGCCCTCGACACCGTGCTGGAGACGGCCGAGGCCAACCCCGACTTCCGGTTCACCGTCGACGGGCAGATGGCCGCGATCGAGGACTACCTGGAGATGCGGCCGGAGAACCGCGACCGGGTCGTGGCCCTGGTGACCGAGGGGCGGATCGCCATCGGGCCGTGGCTCATCCTGCTCGACGAATTCCTCTGCTCCGGCGAGACCATCGTCCGCAACCTGCAGATGGGGTGGGCGGCCGCGGCGGACCTCGGCGGCGCGATGCCCATCGGCTATCTGCCGGACATGTTCGGCCACGTCGCGCAGATGCCGCAGATCCTCGCGCGCGCCGGCATCGAGCACGCGGCACTGTGGCGCGGTGTGCCGGGCTCCGTCGAGGGGCACGCCTTCCGCTGGCGCGCGCCCGACGGCTCCGAGGTGCGCACCGAGTTCCTCTTCGACGGCTACGACAACGGGCTCGACGTCCTGCTGGTGCCCGACCAGATCGGCCGTGCGCTGGGCGAGTACGCCGAGATGACGGCCGAGCGGTGGGGCGGTGATCCGGTACTGGCGATGGCGGGCACCGACCACAACGCGCCCGACCCCCACCTGGCGGCCTGGCTGCGGCAGGCGTCCGGCGAAGGAAGGGCCATCACCATCGCGACCCTCGACGAGTACCTGCGCAAGCATGTGCGCGACGAGGTGTCCGCCGTCGTCACCGGGGAGCTGCGCAGCCATGTGCGCGGCAACATCCTGCCGGGCGTGCTCTCCGTGCGGCTCGGGCTCAAGCAGCGGATGGCGCTCGCCGAGCGCACGATCGACCACGCCGAGCGCATGAACGCGCTGTGGTCCCGGCGCGACGACTCACCGTTCCTCTCCCTCGCCTGGCACAAGATCATCGAGTCGACGGCGCACGACTCGGTCGTCGGCTCCGGCACCGACGAGACCTGCGACCAGGTCGCCGCACGCCTCGCGGAGGCCGCGCAGACCGCGCGCGCCGTGCGGGACGCGGCACTCGCCGAACCCGCCGCCCTGGTGCCGAGTGACGGCTACCTGGTCGCCAACCCGCTGCCGTTCGGGCGTACGGCGCTGGTCGAGGTGGATGTCGCCGCCCCGCCGGCGGGAACGGGGCTGGCCGCGATCGCCACCCACGGCTCGGTGCACCCCGTACAGCTGATCGCCGAGGCACCGACGGTCCTCAGCGACGAGCGCATGGACGCCTCACAGCTCGAACGCGTGCTGCGCCGTATCCACCGCCGCGAACTGTTCGGCCGACTCATCGACCGCTACGAACTCTCCCCCGGCCAGCTCGTCTTCCACCTCGCCGAGGTCCCCACCACCGGGCGCTTCGACCTGCTGATCCTGCGCCAGGAGGTCGCCGCCGCAGCCGCCGAGTATCCCGGTGAGTGGCGGGTGCTGACGGTGGAAGAAGCCCGGGCCACCGCCCTCGTACCCGTGCAGGTCCCCGCCTCGGGGCTGACCGCCTTCCGGGTCGAGCCGCGCGAGGACACCGCTCCCGCGCCGACTTCGGACGAGCCCGCGACAGCGGCGGACCGCACCCTCTCCAACGGCCTGGTCGAGGTATCGGTCGCCACCGACGGCACGCTGGACATCACCGGCTCCGACGGGACCGTACTGAACGGCGTCGGCCGGCTCGTCGACGGCGGTGACCGCGGCGACAGTTACAACTACGCTCCCCCGGCGCACGACATCCTCGTCTCGGACCCGACGGAGATCACCGTCGACCTTCTCGAGGACGGCCCGCTGAGGTCTCGGCTGCGAGTCACCCGCGTCTACGCGTGGCCCGCCGCGCTCTCCTCGGACCGCGATCTGCGCGACGAACGGATCGTGCCGACTCCGGTGGAGACGCTCGTGGAAGTACGTGCCGGTGAACCGTACGTACGGGTCTCGACCTCGTTCCTGAACCAGTCCGCGGACCACCGGCTGCGCTTCCACGTGCCGCTGCCCGAGCCGGTGGCCACGTCCTCGTCCGCCGGACAGTTCGCCGTCACCGAGCGCGGTCTCACCGCCGAGGGCGGCTGGGGCGAGTACCCGCTGCCGACCTTCCCGGCCAGTACGTTCGTGTCGGCCGGCGCCGCCAGTGTCCTGCTCGACCACTCCACCGAGTACGAACTCGTGGGCGACGGCACCGAACTCGCCCTCACCCTGCTGCGCGCGATCGGCTCGATCAGCGTCAACATCCATCCTCTCCGCGACGAACCCGCGGCGATCGAGATCCCCGCGCCGGGTGCGCAGGACCTCGGCATGCGCATCGAGAACCGCTTCGCCGTCGTCCCCTCGGCGACCGGCTGGCGCGGGGCGAACGCGGTCGCTCTCGCCGAGGAGTTCCGCAACGACGTGCTCGTCACGCGCGGAACAGCACCCGCCGGGTCCCAACTGCCGCCCGACACGGCCGGGTTGCACGTCGACGGCCAGGACGTCCTCGTGTCCGGCATCCGCCGCGTCACCGACGACGAGTCCGGGGACGGCACCGAGGTGCGGCTGGCCGCGATGAACGACAGCGCGTCCACCGTCCGCGTGACGGGCACGTTCTCCGAGGCCACCACGGTGGACCTGCTCGGCCGACCGATCTCCCGCACCCAGGCCCCGGACGAACTCGAACTGGCCCTCGGTCCATGGGAGATCCGCACGGTCGTACTCCGGTAG
- a CDS encoding carbohydrate ABC transporter permease, with protein MALMLVLAIYFMLPLYFLIVAATKPQGDLASTSGLTFSNFQLFDNLHTLFTFNDGIFARWILNTVVYAVLGAAVGTLISALCGYALAKFRFRGREFLFSVILGGVLVPSTALALPLFLLFSEVGLVNTYFAVFLPSIVSPFGVYLARIFANAAVPQELIESARLDGAGEFRTFFSVSFKLMSPALVTIFLFQFVGIWNNFFLPMVMLQKEELFPITLGLFTWNGQTARTPLLQESVIMGSLVSIVPVIILFIVLQRFWRTGLAAGSLK; from the coding sequence ATGGCTCTGATGCTCGTGCTGGCGATCTACTTCATGCTGCCGCTGTACTTCCTGATCGTCGCGGCGACCAAACCGCAGGGCGATCTCGCCTCCACCAGCGGCCTGACGTTCTCGAACTTCCAGCTGTTCGACAACCTGCACACCCTGTTCACCTTCAACGACGGCATCTTCGCCCGATGGATCCTCAACACGGTCGTCTACGCGGTGCTGGGCGCGGCCGTGGGCACCCTGATCTCGGCGCTGTGCGGCTACGCGCTCGCCAAGTTCCGCTTCCGCGGCCGGGAGTTCCTGTTCTCGGTGATTCTCGGCGGCGTGCTGGTCCCCAGCACCGCGCTGGCGCTGCCGCTGTTCCTGCTGTTCTCCGAGGTCGGACTCGTCAACACCTACTTCGCGGTCTTCCTGCCCAGCATCGTCAGCCCGTTCGGCGTCTATCTCGCGAGGATCTTCGCCAACGCCGCCGTGCCGCAGGAACTCATCGAGTCCGCGCGCCTCGACGGTGCCGGCGAGTTCCGGACGTTCTTCTCGGTGTCGTTCAAGCTGATGTCGCCGGCGCTGGTGACCATCTTCCTGTTCCAGTTCGTCGGCATCTGGAACAACTTCTTCCTCCCGATGGTGATGCTCCAGAAGGAGGAGCTCTTCCCGATCACGCTCGGCCTCTTCACCTGGAACGGGCAGACCGCCCGCACCCCGCTCCTCCAGGAGTCCGTGATCATGGGCTCGCTGGTGTCGATCGTGCCCGTGATCATCCTGTTCATCGTCCTCCAGCGGTTCTGGCGCACCGGACTCGCCGCCGGCTCCCTCAAGTGA